From Medicago truncatula cultivar Jemalong A17 chromosome 7, MtrunA17r5.0-ANR, whole genome shotgun sequence, a single genomic window includes:
- the LOC11421480 gene encoding nuclear transcription factor Y subunit B-10 has protein sequence MSETPASPGGGSHESGEHSPRSNIREQDRFLPIANISRIMKKALPANGKIAKDAKETVQECVSEFISFITSEASDKCQREKRKTINGDDLLWAMATLGFEDYIDPLKIYLTRYREMEGDTKGSAKGGDTSGKKDVQQGSNPQLVHQGSFSQGVSYTNSQGQHMMVPMQGPE, from the exons ATGTCCGAAACTCCGGCGAGTCCTGGCGGCGGCAGCCACGAAAGCGGCGAACACAGTCCTCGTTCCAACATCCGTGAACAAGACCGTTTCCTTCCTATCGCCAACATCAGCCGCATCATGAAAAAAGCTCTTCCTGCTAATGGTAAAATCGCTAAAGATGCTAAGGAAACCGTTCAGGAATGCGTCTCCGAGTTCATCAGCTTCATCACCAGCGA GGCCTCTGATAAGTGtcagagagagaagaggaagacGATTAACGGTGATGATTTGCTTTGGGCGATGGCTACTTTAGGGTTTGAGGATTATATTGATCCTCTTAAGATTTACCTTACAAGATACAGAGAG ATGGAG GGTGATACTAAGGGCTCTGCCAAGGGTGGAGACACATCTGGCAAGAAAGACGTTCAACAAGGTTCTAATCCTCAG CTTGTTCATCAAGGTTCTTTCTCACAAGGTGTTTCCTACACAAATTCTCAG GGTCAACATATGATGGTTCCTATGCAAGGTCCAGAGTAG